The nucleotide sequence GAATTCCTTGTTTGGCTCTTTTAAAATAAGATTTATTTTTGACACTGCATCTACATTTCCTTCCCTGAATGGCATTTCCGTCAATTTCGTTACACTTTCGAACCAAGTTGCCCCTGACTGTTAACAACAACAAAAGAGAGGAGAGagaccgaccgaccgaccgaccgaaAAGTTCTCTTCTCTCCTGTTTCATAGATCCGGCCGGCCGGCTAACTCATGTAGGCCCAAACCTCTTTTCTAACGAAACTGAAGTCATTCATAATGGATACCGCACGTAACTATCTAGCCTGAAATCCCGGGTTTGAATTCCAGCTCAaccctttttttctctctcttttatctTGATTTATTTAATTAGGCGATGGATAACAGATGGGCTGCATTGAGTGCAATTCGGCCCAGTAGCCAGCGTTGATCCTTTCATTTTTTTTGTTAGACTAGGAaacatgctcgtgcgttgcaacgggagtaaAAGCATAACACGCCATCCATCATGTGACACCAGAGACTCCGGGTCCAACAGCTTTATGCGTTGATGACAGGCGCTAGCTGGTCAAGCAAAGCGGGCTTCTGCCCAGCGGTGCCCATGAGAGTTTTGCGTCATTAAGGCTTTAATTGGTTGGCACGGCTACCAGTGTGGACATGTGGCTACACGATGAACCACATATATGTTGTAGATGGGCTCAACAGGATGACAACCCAATTCTCGCTTATCTCAACCCGCACGACCTCCTCTAGCACATGACTCGGTGAGGGCTACGAGGATGGGGATGCGGTAAAGGATGGCGACATGGCATTTGACGGCTGCTCTACCCCTTCCTGCCATCtatctctttcactctctcatctTAGTTGCCCCCGTACATGTCATCCTCATTTTGCTCGTTGTTGTCGTCGAATCCGAGGCACAAAGTTGTAGTGAAGAGGTGGCTGGAGGCAGAGGAAGTGTGTGAGGCCGGCCTTGGTCTTAGGATTAGAGTTAAGGAGAGAGTCAGATGCATATATAAGATTAACTTAAGGTAATGAGGCATGTAATTAATGGACATTGTGTCATGTGAAGATGTATTGTACTAAGGGCAATCACATTTCATAAAAAACAACACAAATGGCACGCCGCTGCTTACCTTGCATTGCTTAGATAATGGGACATGTAATCAATGTACACTATGTTATATGAAGATGTATTGTACGAAGGGCAATCACACTTCATAAATAAAAAGTAATAAACAAATAGAGCGCCTTCGTTTATCTTGCAAACAGTCGTCGTCCGTCATGTCGTTGATGTGCCCTTGCAGCTATAAATAATTCACGCCGACTCAATGGTACAACTATACAgagagccgccggagccgccgagaGAAAGAGAGAAGCCCAGAGGTGGTGCTAGCCTGGTTCACAAGTTTAGATCCTCACGATTGACACATGTTACGTGCAAAGCTAGCCCAAGAAAAGCCCACAAAAACTCTACGTGCGCGTACGCTCTACTCCTTTTTTTGGAAAAAAGATTGATTTCATAGCCAGCTGTGCACGTCTTGCCATATAGAAGTATAAATTGGACTTTTGTATTTTTTTAGTGTCTCTTAGGATTGGATCGGTTGCCCAATATGTCAAAATCAAACGTGTGGGCTGGATGGCCGGGCTTGCCCCTAACGACTTTACCTGGGCCAACATTGCTAGCAATTAGCAAAGGACAGCTTGACGAGATGCAGAGATCGTTGTTCTTTTCTTTTTAGGCAAAAAAAAGAGATTGATATTAGGGACGCTACCTTTTTTAGATAGGAGAGAAAATAGATCGCTAGGCCAGGAAGAGATCGATCGCTAGgattcaaaaaaaatattttgatCGCTAGGTCTGATGTGATCAATTGAAAGAGATGGAACGGAAATCTTACCTTTTTGACAAGAAAAAATAAAAGAGATCTCAGCCATCAATCTTTATAGTTAAAtaaaatcaacggatataaatGACATGACGTATGAAGAACTATGAAAGTTTCTGTCCTTTAATATTATGTATAGATTCAAATGCACCTACAAAATAGTTAATACCCCCCTCTCAATGAAAATACTTGATGAAGAAATGGATAAGAATGGATGtgtttagaactaaaatacatatagatacattcatttctccgacaagtatttctgaaTGAAGAGAGCATCTTCTAATCTATAATCCCATATTCATCATGCCATATTTGAAACTTACAAGAAAATAGCGAATCATGACCGTTCTGCCATTTTCAAAAAGGGGTGCCATGTTTGAAGTAGAGGACGTGAACCTATGTGGATCTTGAGCCATGTTTATCGGGCAAAGGATGTGTAATATTTTCTCTCCGTTACAATGCAcggacatactccctccgttccgaattacttgtcgcatgtatggatgtatctagatgtattttagttctagatacatccatttttgcaacgagtaatttggaacgaagggagtatttgcTAGTGTATACACGTATATATAATATATGAAAATGCAAAGGCTACTATTTCACCACGTACAGGTCAAGACTAAGTTTTTTTTCGAACTTTTTTTTATATCTATTCCATCTAAAAACTTTCAATTGTTAAGGTAGTATAAAGAACATCAAAAGTAGTAGAAATCACATCTAGGTCCATAAACCAGCTAGCGACGATTACAAACACTGAAGCGAGTCAAAGACGCGTTGCcatcatcatcctttcctcaccacAACCAAGTGATAGATCAGGACTAAGCTATATCCTCGAGATGATCATCGGATTCAAATGTGAGCCTGAGGATACTAATCGGCACAATCCAAATCACACACGTGGCAAGTATCCTCGCATAGAGTGGCCCATCCACCATGAAGAGCATAACCGTATATATGATTCCCACCGCGATCATGAAACACTGCAAAGAATAAATGTAAGTAGAAAATCATTACTACATCGGATCACACTTTCCCTTTCATCAGATTCAAGCGAAAAAAGTGATACTAGCAATTGTGTGTACAAAATGAGTGCGGCCTTTTGGTGCCCGGGCTCAGATGAATCCGGGCATAAACAATAAGGTCGCAAAAAATAAACaagaaattgaaaaaaaatcatttttttgtgATGCAAGATGCTGAAATGTGTGATGTTCCTGCAAAATTTCATGAAGTATGAACAttcgaggagctcgtggcaaaaaaaaaaGATACGTGAGAAACATTTgaaaacaacactgttcatgcACGATTTTGTCTTTTTCCGTGTGCTCCTCGAATGTTCAAACTTCATAAATTTTTTACACGCACATGCGCATCTTGCTTGTCAAAAAATtacaattttttttattgttttacTATTTTTAAGCACATTACTGTTTACCGGGCTCATCTGAGCCCAGGCACCGAACTGGATTATCGTACAAAATAGAATACTACGGAGCGCAAGTCAAGTAACTCATTATTATCTTTTGCACATAACAGGGACGTTCGTACACTTTTACAGAAGAGAAGAAACGCTGACAAGTTTATACACATTCCATTAACTTTCTTTGTAATGTCAAACATATAAATGTCTTTCTTACTACGAGTACTAAGTTGGAGAAATAAAGTTCATACTACCAGTACCAGTGTGGGTTCTAAAATTCGAGGGTGCATCTTATCTTACCCTCATCAACGGCTTGTGGCAGGGGGCAGGCTTAGACTGGGGACAGGGCTCGAGGAGCGGGACACCGATCGCCACCCAGGTTTCACCCTCCCGTCGCATCTGCAACGGCTCGGTGCGTGGGACACCGACCACCACCCTGGCTTCACGCGATCGTCGCATCTGCTGCCACGCAAGGTAGGTGGTGGCGGCGCTCATGGCTAATCTCCCGGCGCCGGCAGGTCTTGTTTGCTGGCGTACGTCGAGGTTTTTCTGGGATTAGCGTTTTCGAAAAGATCGATCGGGGTCAGAGAAGGCCAGTTAAAGCGTGATGAGTATATACTGAATACTGGTTAGTGGAGTATGAAGGAAAGGGTTATAATGGTTGAAGCGGTACGGAGTTGATCAGGTATCGGACACCAATCGTCCCGCATCCGAATCGACCCCCTGCACAATCTACGAAGGTTCCCTCTCCCGGTCTCCCCCTTGGTCTTTGTCTTGGCCCTCGTCCAGTGCATGATATTTGACGGGACAACGCTACACCTACGTAAATACTTTTACAGTTTTGCTAAAGCGCATccagatgtgccataagtattgcacatctaagtcctatgtcattaaTCTTACGTCaagattcgtgtggatatttttttttcttttttcttttcttctttgtgcTTGATTCACTCATTTAGATATGCAATAACTAGGGCATATCTAGGGCACTAGACATACTTTTACGTATCTTACGAAGAGGCTTAGACTGCGCTTGACATCGGGTATTCTAATACAAGGGTATTTCCATGCAAAAAAAATACAAGGGTATTTAATTTACAGCTGTAACTTATCGAGCTGCAAAGGATTTCCGGACGGAAATAAAACGGCCGACAGAGGTCTGTATTTTCTACAAGGGTATTTGAATGGAAAACGACAATCCAAACATGCCCTTAGATGAAAAACGTCCGATTGGAAAAGAAAAGGGAGGGGGGCCCATCCAGTGAAAATTAGGGGGGCTGATTTATTTGGGATGGAAGGTTTACGTAGCTATTCGTAAAGCaatacgtaggtgtagcattactgtATTTGACGTTAGAGTCTGTCCATGCAGCCTCCAAGCTGTGAGCTTCATCGTTCCAACCTGCTCGTCCACGCGCAGGTGCCTTTATTTGGCACATGCTAATTGATGTCATAATAACATTCTCCCTTAGTGAcataaaacgtcttatatttgtgtACAGAGGTAGTACCAAATGAACCTCGTAAAAAAGTTACCAAATGAAGAAAATGTCAATCGAAACCAAACCACCCATGTAGGGCTTTTTAGAAGAGAAAACGGCGCGTGGTATGAACATTGCCCACTTGTACCACGGTTCGTACCATACCCCACCGCCTTTCCCTTGTCGACTATTTCACTTTTGCTTGATCGGATCTCACGTATGAgaaactgagagagagagagagagggagagagagagagactagaaCCACAAAATAGACGCATAAAACCTCACTTTCGAACGGGAACTGAAGGAGGAATCGGTAGTAGGGCACCGCCACTCCAACACCTCGATCAAGGAGACTACGACATCTACCATCGTCATCATCCACACCTCGATACGATTTCTTTATCCATCTCTTTGTAATACCAAACCCTAGTGTGGATTCATACGTGTGTTACATTAATCATTCATCCGTTATTGCCATGATCACCAGGATGAGGTTTATTGTCTCTGTGTCTGAGTAAACCCTCTAGTTCTCGATGATATGAAGGAATCCTAGTATGTGTATTACTGAATGCCAATAAGATGCATGATTCTCTTTATAAGTTTGTGCTAACTATTCTTCGTGATGTTGTGTGATGTCGACCTCGCAAATTTTGCCGTAATGAATGTAAAGGATGTTACCATCATTGGGGAGCTAGGAAGAGGGGGTACTGCGGTGACAAAAGTTATCTCCCTGCTTCGCAAACCTTTGGTAAAAGGCATAACCGAGACACCAAATTCTTTTGCCGCATCGACGGGAAGACCCTTAATCATCGTTGCCTTCACTCGACAGGGGAAGGGATGGTGCTGTCGTGCCTGATACAGAGTTGCGACAATATGCATATATCTTTATCTGGCTTCGCCCACACAATAAGCATATAAAAGTGGATAAGTTATCTGAACCCAAAACTGTGCTTTCGCACAAATAAGTAACAAAAATACTAGTTGTGAATCTGGACTCCTTGGGAACACCTTAGCGCTATTGAAGATTTCATCACTTCATTTACTCCCTCGTTCATTATTTGCTTACTTTAATTATTCTCAAAACACTCTTTCAATATTTTTACTTGCACATCACTTTTCTTTGGGCCAAAGATGACTTGCAGGCACTTTGGTAAACCTCTATAAGAGGCAAAAACCATTTCCTATGCTCTTTGTGAAATTGATACTTTTACTTAGAAAAGACTACAACTCAACCATATGCACTTGCGGGACATCAAGTTCTTTCTGGCGTTGATGTCGTGGAGTTAAGAGCCTTTGGTCTTTATTTTATGTTTTGGTTTATTTCGTGTACCAAGTTATTTACCAGGTTCTAATAACCATGGCCAAGCTTGAACATGTGTATCAACTCATCGCAATAAAGAACTTGGGACCACCCTTTAAAGAAATCATCACATCTTTAGGCCTGAGCCCCAATGATGAAACATAGGAAATTAATCCGAGTTTACTCAAACTGTTGCAGAGTAAGCATTTTACAGGTGACAACGCGGAGGATCCGTACCAACATGTGCAAATATTTGATGAGATTTGCAGGAAATTTAAATTACAATAGTGCAGAAATGCTTATTTGCGGGAAATTTTATCTATTTTCTTTGGTTGTTTTAGTAAGTATTGTATATGTTATATGCATGTGGCCTATGTTGTCGCTGCATTTATCATCTTTTTCCGGATCGCTCACTACGAGTTTCATAAGtttagggaggggggggggggtcgtaaCAGTTCAAGGACTACGGGGTGCAAGCCCATAGACCGTGGGGGTTATCAGCAACGTTGCATTGGCCGTTTAGAGCGTTTCCACCTCGACAAACACATCTGATGTGGTTGCGAGCGGACATGTTGTGATTGGTCCGTGAGCTTTTCATCACAGGCGTGCTAAGTTTGAGACCACACCGCAACCCTTTTGAAGTTTTAGCACCAAAGTGCAGCATGCGCTTCAAGTTTGTAACATGCGCGcaacctccattccaaaatataagacgttttgttAGCTAAACTATACTACCAAAACATtttatattttgaaatggaggtaGTATTTTTTTAGTGTTAGGCGATTTTGGGAGATAACGTGGAATTGTTCGGAATAGAATGACACCGAATTAGATGGGCTTCCGGCCCGAAAGCCCTATTCTACTCATGAGCTCAAATGACCTCagggtgaacagtaaattcgaaaaaaataaaaaaatattataaaagtttgattttttttgtgtGGAAAACATTGACAAATTTTCTGGATGCTTGCAAAATTTCAATCATGTAAGAACATTTCTGCAAGCTGTGGCAAAAATAAGCGGTACATGTACTGTTCTCCATTTAGAAATCAACATTTTATCATTTTTGTGTAGCTTACATGGTTACTTATTTCATCACCAAACTTTATACAGTGTACTAAACATccatatttaaaaaaacaaaaaaaacatttttttcaaaaacttttaAACGTGATTTTTGAACTATTTAAAATAAAGTGCTCCCATGCACCCGTGCTTCGAAAAAATCGCACTCGTACTTCACGAATTTAGCCACACCTACCGTCGAACGTCAGACCGGAACGGCGGAGCCACCCAACAACAGCGACCGCGGTGACCGGAAAACGACCGGAGCAACGAGGGAGCCGAGCGTATGTGGCACACGGCGCGCCGGGACGGGTCCACCTCCCAACCCCCGACGCCGGCGAGCCACACGCCCGCGCGCACGGTGCCCCAGCACCAATCCGCGCAATCCCGCGCGCACGATGCTGCAGATCACCGAATCCCGGCGTCGCACCGGCTCCACACACCCCGGATCGAGCGCCTCTTCCACACACGCGCGCGCCCAACCACCACCCCACTCGTGAACTGTGCCCGCCCCCGCCCCGCGCGCCATGGCCACACCCGTCTGATGCCACCACCCCTCCCGCCATGCTGCCCTTCTGCTCCTCCGCCGCGCCCACCCCATGCTCCCCGCTCTGCCCGGTGACCGCCGGCGCGCGGGCGCTGCGGAGGGTCGAGGCCGGCGCGCTCAGGCCCTTCGCCGCCGACCCGCTCGTCGCGCAGGCGGTGCCTGACCGCCCGCTCTTCTCCGACTCCGCCATCGTCTCCCCCTACGCCACCGCGCCGGACGACATCGTGCGGGGGTTCGCCTCCGCCGCCGAGCTGCCCGACCCCCTCTGGCGCGCTGGGGTTGACCCGCCGCTGATGCCCGTCGACCTGGCCGCGGACGCTGTGGTCGGCGCGGTCACCGACGATGCCGCGCAGCAGGCCCTGATGGACGCGGAGATGCCCACCACGTTCCCGGCCGACGCCACCGGCGTCGAGGAGTCCGTGGCCAGGTTCATCGACAAGCTCAGCAAGCAGATATTCCAGGCGGAGGACGCGCTCACCGAAGGCTACGACAAGCTCAGGCTGTCGGCGTACGACGCTCTCGGGGCCTACAGGAAGGCGATAAGGGGCGTCGCTGGTGGCATCACCTCCTCGGTGGCTGCCACCAAGAAGCAGGCCGCCGGTGGGGTCCCGGACGTTCCCGGTGCATTTGAAGATAAGGTGGCCGGAGCTGGCGCCGTGGCGGCTGATGTTCTTAGGAAGGCAATTGTTGTTGCAGAGGATTCACTGGGCAGTGCAACCACGTCCCTCGTATACTACTATGGCTCGGCCAAGTCGTCGTTGCCACCAAATGTCAAAGATTTGCTGAACTCATCCGAGGAGAAAGCTAGCATAGTATTGCGACCAATTGGAAGTGCCCTTCAACAGGTATATTTGTAGCAATAGTCTCCCTTTAAGACACTCCTAGCAGTAAATCTGTAAACTGTTGAGCCAATTGTTGATGAGGCCACTGAAAATATTCTGTAAATTGTTGATTCAGGTATACATTATCATCGAAGGCATCGGAAAGAATGTTGGTTTGAACCCAAGTGACCCAATTGTTCAATTAGCAGTTTTGCTTGGAGGTTCAACAACAATAGGGTAAAGGGAAATTTCATTTCTTTTGTACTGGTACATTTCCTGCATTTGGTTTTGTGAAGTCCTGAATTTTGTAACATTGTAGGATATCTTACTGGCTCTTCGCATATGGTGGTTATTCTGGAGACTTGTCACCTGAATCGACATTGGAGTTATTGAAAAGTGATGGCAAAGCCGTACTTGTTGATGTTCGGCCTGAGGCAAGAGATTGTAAATCTCATTAGCCTTTTCTTCCGTTCATGTCCTTTTTTCATCTAAGATATCTCTCGAATCTGGTTCATGATATTTCTGCAAATTGTCCAAATGTAAGATTAATTATGAATATTTTAGCAAATGGATGTGTCATTCCTTGATTGCTTCTTAGAAACACTTTACTATCAAGTTCTTCACTCATGTCCTACCTTTGTGAACATAAACATTTTTAGTGAAGCATCCATAGGTACTGGAGGTCTGCATGGCTTTGTTGTGTCCTTTGTGGAGCACATGTAACTGAACAATTAGATGTACCTTAACACAACTGTTTGATATATCAGTTATTTTTAACAACTATAGCAGCTTCTCATCAAATTATGTTCTGTAGGACTTGAGGGTGAAAGATGGAATTCCTGACCTACGCCGTGCAGCTAGATCTAAATATGCAAGTGTTGCTTCGCCTGAGGTATGTCTGGTGTGAACTGAAGATCTAGAGTGCTACTTGTTCCTCTCCTAATTCTAGAAGCTCTATTTTTGGTGAATTATATCTATTCAAGCACCCACTAATTTCTGGACAATTTCTCTAACTCCCCTGAATTCAGCTCCAAAATTTGTACGTCTATCCGTAAAGATTAAAGCTGTTTCATGTAACGAAAAGTCCTTTTTTGTCCTGATAGTATTAAGATTTGTGTTTGTTAATTTTTAAAGAATATGAAATTACTCTTATGATCTATTAGCCACTTTGTCTTAAGGTTTTTAAAATGGTGAAATTACAAAATATATTTCTTTATTGATAATTAATACATTTGTTTTGAAATTCAGATCAAAGGTCCAACAAAGAAGCTACTTAAAGGTGGAAATGAAGTTGATGATGCTTTGGTTGCAGTTGTAATCCGCAACCTGAAGTTGGTTAAGGTACTTACTCTGTTTGACTGAGGCTTGTATCTGATATTTATACTAATGTTTCTTCACAAGAAGTAATATAGTCTCTGTACTGTGTTTTTCACCTGCTTTTGTAGGGTGATTCAAAGGTCATCATTATGGATGCTAATGGAACCCGATCAAAGTCCATTGCTAGGCTACTGAAGAAGCTTGGTGTGCAGGCAAGTTTTGGATATATTTTTCTTGAGGACAAGTTTTGTATGCTTCTTTCTTCATAGTTCCCTGCATGCACTATTCTTCTGTCTAATATTGAATGTTTCGATGGCAGCAACCTTACCTGGTTAAAGGTGGTTTCCAATCTTGGGCAAAGAATCTTCGTGTGAAAGAACTGAAACCTGAGACTGCATTGACAGTAATAAATGAGGTAATAATTCACACCTGAGAATCATTTGTGCAATTTTCTTCACTTTTTGGCTATCATTTGAATGATTCTTGGGATCTTTTGTGACTGTAGTGGATTCATATTTCGTATATTATTGGTGCATGATATTTAATAAAAGGGTTTGGTGTTTGTCATCACTCTCACATTCCAGCCTTTTATCACTATCAAAGTGTCAAGCACTTGAATCATTGTTCTGAATGTGTGTAGGATGCCGAGGAAATCCTAGAAGGCATAAAGCCCACCCCTACACTTGTCTTTGGATCTCTTCTGGTACATACATGCCACTTCTTCTTTTATGGGTGTCTGCAGCAGCTGATGGCATGCTTCTTTCTTGCTAATTTTGATTTCTTTTGCACAGGGCCTCTCAGCAGTGACTTATGCTTTGCTAGGTAAGTAGAGTATGGAGATAGCATGTATGGTTTTTAAAATGGGTCCTCCTGACACCAAGGGGTATCAGATAGTCATGTGTTTTGCTACAAAGGGCAAGGGCTGTGACACTCGATTCAAAGGACAAATAGTTCATGTACAAAGTACGAGGGAATGGTCTTTAGGATATATACACATAAGAGGAA is from Triticum aestivum cultivar Chinese Spring chromosome 3A, IWGSC CS RefSeq v2.1, whole genome shotgun sequence and encodes:
- the LOC123058902 gene encoding uncharacterized protein, translating into MSAATTYLAWQQMRRSREARVVVGVPRTEPLQMRREGETWVAIGVPLLEPCPQSKPAPCHKPLMRCFMIAVGIIYTVMLFMVDGPLYARILATCVIWIVPISILRLTFESDDHLEDIA
- the LOC123057076 gene encoding uncharacterized protein; the protein is MQPPSCELHRSNLLVHAQPHLPSNVRPERRSHPTTATAVTGKRPEQRGSRAYVAHGAPGRVHLPTPDAGEPHARAHGAPAPIRAIPRARCCRSPNPGVAPAPHTPDRAPLPHTRAPNHHPTRELCPPPPRAPWPHPSDATTPPAMLPFCSSAAPTPCSPLCPVTAGARALRRVEAGALRPFAADPLVAQAVPDRPLFSDSAIVSPYATAPDDIVRGFASAAELPDPLWRAGVDPPLMPVDLAADAVVGAVTDDAAQQALMDAEMPTTFPADATGVEESVARFIDKLSKQIFQAEDALTEGYDKLRLSAYDALGAYRKAIRGVAGGITSSVAATKKQAAGGVPDVPGAFEDKVAGAGAVAADVLRKAIVVAEDSLGSATTSLVYYYGSAKSSLPPNVKDLLNSSEEKASIVLRPIGSALQQVYIIIEGIGKNVGLNPSDPIVQLAVLLGGSTTIGISYWLFAYGGYSGDLSPESTLELLKSDGKAVLVDVRPEDLRVKDGIPDLRRAARSKYASVASPEIKGPTKKLLKGGNEVDDALVAVVIRNLKLVKGDSKVIIMDANGTRSKSIARLLKKLGVQQPYLVKGGFQSWAKNLRVKELKPETALTVINEDAEEILEGIKPTPTLVFGSLLGLSAVTYALLEWETTLQYIGVLSLGLTIYLRFSTYEGSEDFLQDLKLLLSPLRVGAEAFSWAAKKLEPNKIGLATSPSTTAVQDRVLKAAAKHESKPSDAEESTKTDSFASEA